One stretch of Syntrophorhabdaceae bacterium DNA includes these proteins:
- a CDS encoding PAS domain S-box protein, with protein sequence MEEQKASLLDQRRYWVGFFVLLSLLLIVGGFFFYRTEADRIRLEKYHELKIISALKGSQIGEWRKDRLADISRDLQSPFLTEAVNIFCRNSGNGRLKEKLRLQLRAYLEHAVYADVLLVAPDGRRIIFSTSEQPEPVEPEETLAIRQSVRSGVPVLSDLYRAKNGKIYMDPIGAIKGADGKAIAVLAFRTDAATFLYPLIESWPTPSRTAETLLVGRDGSDVLFLNTLRHMSGTALRLRLPLTGTDMPAVQAVLGKQGMYLGKDYRGKQVLADLRPITESPWFMVAKVNAHEILAEARFRAGVITCTVLLLIGCAAAVTAYIFRHRQAGLYRSLYHLERTERESQELFRTTLYSIGDGVITTDALGLIRHMNLVAEELTGQNEADAQGKPLEEVFRIINEKSRRVVENPVERVLREGRVVGLANHTLLIARDGAERPIADSGAPIRDERGVIMGVVLVFRDQTRERTLERTLQESEEKYREFFTTSRDCVFISRPYGQWIDCNDAALELFGYESRNEFLEAPVAGFYENPEERAPLHRLIQEKGHVKEHPLRLKQKDGTIMDTLVTAAAIKAEDGSVKAFVGTIRNVSEQKRIQEALRQSEEKYRRLFDDAVLGVFQSTREGKIIANNPAHARMFGYSSPEELIALVSDAARDLYADPAARPPIMEMIERAEGPVQVENLYRRKDGSTFIGNLHAWPARNDKGEQIIEGFVEDITARKLAEDGLYEHKARLDLALRSARMGAWSWDGAQNQRDFDEQTCRLMGIDPTVFTGVAEDFFCTIHPDDRERVKSAMAATVEQSEPYESDYRVVWPDGTVHYLAARGQPFCDDTGKPLNIYGILWDITSRKVEEETVKASLKEKEILLKEIHHRVKNNLQVMSSLLNLQAHHLNDPQARNALRMSMDRIKTMALIHDRLYRSEALSRIYFPGYVGDLAHDLVSTYSMGKAITLNMDVDPVWFNIDVAIPLGLIMNELLSNALKHAFRGAREGVISIALAREDGRMALTITDSGIGFPEGIDFRNTASMGMQLVVTLVEQLDGAIELMNSKGTEFKILFNPEI encoded by the coding sequence ATGGAAGAACAAAAGGCATCGCTCCTGGACCAACGGCGATATTGGGTAGGTTTTTTTGTCCTCCTGTCCCTGCTCCTTATCGTAGGAGGATTCTTCTTCTATCGCACAGAGGCGGATCGTATCAGACTGGAAAAATATCACGAGCTGAAAATCATCTCGGCACTTAAGGGTTCCCAGATAGGGGAATGGAGGAAGGATCGGCTTGCCGATATCTCGAGGGACCTGCAAAGTCCGTTTCTCACCGAAGCGGTGAATATCTTTTGTCGAAATTCCGGCAATGGACGGCTGAAAGAGAAGCTACGGCTGCAACTCAGGGCGTATCTGGAGCATGCCGTGTATGCGGATGTCCTTCTCGTTGCACCGGACGGCCGACGCATTATATTCTCCACAAGCGAGCAGCCGGAACCCGTCGAGCCTGAGGAGACCCTTGCGATACGGCAAAGCGTGCGTTCCGGGGTCCCGGTCTTAAGCGACCTCTACCGAGCCAAAAACGGCAAAATCTATATGGATCCCATAGGGGCCATAAAAGGCGCTGACGGCAAGGCCATTGCAGTTCTGGCTTTTCGGACTGACGCGGCGACTTTTCTCTACCCTCTTATCGAATCCTGGCCAACCCCCAGTCGAACCGCAGAAACCCTTCTCGTGGGCCGGGACGGGAGCGATGTCCTTTTCCTGAACACCCTTCGTCACATGTCCGGAACCGCGCTCAGATTGCGCCTGCCCCTCACCGGAACCGATATGCCCGCGGTGCAGGCGGTTTTAGGAAAGCAAGGCATGTACCTCGGGAAGGATTACCGGGGGAAGCAAGTGCTTGCCGATTTGCGCCCCATTACCGAATCACCCTGGTTTATGGTGGCGAAGGTGAACGCTCACGAGATTCTCGCCGAGGCCCGCTTTCGAGCCGGGGTCATCACGTGTACGGTCCTCCTCCTCATTGGCTGTGCAGCGGCGGTGACCGCCTATATCTTCCGTCACCGCCAGGCGGGCCTCTATCGGTCATTGTACCATCTCGAGCGGACCGAGCGCGAGTCCCAGGAGCTGTTCCGAACTACCCTTTACAGCATCGGTGACGGGGTTATCACCACCGATGCCCTCGGTCTTATAAGACACATGAACCTCGTGGCAGAGGAGCTTACCGGTCAAAACGAGGCAGATGCCCAGGGGAAACCCCTCGAGGAAGTATTCCGCATTATCAACGAGAAGAGCCGAAGAGTTGTGGAGAACCCGGTTGAGCGCGTGCTGAGAGAAGGCCGGGTAGTGGGGCTCGCAAATCATACCCTTCTCATTGCACGTGATGGCGCGGAGCGGCCCATTGCGGACAGCGGCGCCCCGATCCGTGACGAGCGTGGTGTGATCATGGGCGTGGTGCTGGTATTCAGGGACCAGACCAGGGAGAGGACGCTGGAGAGGACGCTTCAGGAGAGCGAAGAAAAATACCGGGAATTCTTCACCACCTCCCGTGACTGTGTCTTCATCTCCCGTCCTTACGGGCAATGGATCGATTGTAATGATGCGGCCCTGGAACTTTTCGGATATGAGAGCAGAAATGAATTCCTCGAGGCGCCAGTCGCGGGTTTCTATGAAAACCCGGAAGAGCGCGCACCGCTGCATCGCCTTATCCAGGAAAAAGGGCATGTGAAGGAACACCCCCTTCGGCTGAAGCAAAAGGACGGGACGATCATGGATACCCTTGTCACCGCCGCGGCGATAAAAGCCGAAGACGGCTCCGTCAAGGCCTTTGTCGGCACCATCCGCAACGTGAGCGAGCAGAAGAGAATCCAGGAAGCCCTTCGCCAAAGCGAGGAAAAATATCGTCGCCTCTTCGACGACGCCGTTCTTGGAGTATTTCAGTCCACACGGGAAGGGAAGATCATTGCCAACAATCCTGCCCATGCCCGCATGTTCGGCTATTCCTCGCCCGAAGAACTGATTGCCCTCGTATCGGACGCCGCCCGGGACCTTTATGCGGACCCGGCCGCCCGGCCGCCCATTATGGAAATGATAGAACGGGCCGAGGGGCCGGTCCAGGTCGAAAACCTTTACAGACGAAAAGACGGGAGCACCTTTATAGGCAACCTTCACGCATGGCCTGCCCGCAATGATAAAGGGGAACAGATTATAGAAGGCTTCGTTGAAGATATTACCGCCCGGAAACTCGCCGAGGATGGGCTTTACGAGCATAAGGCGCGCCTCGACCTCGCGCTCCGGTCGGCCCGCATGGGGGCATGGAGCTGGGATGGGGCACAAAACCAGCGAGATTTCGACGAGCAGACGTGCCGTCTCATGGGGATCGACCCAACCGTATTCACGGGCGTTGCAGAGGATTTCTTTTGTACCATCCACCCTGATGACCGGGAAAGGGTAAAATCGGCAATGGCCGCGACCGTGGAGCAGAGCGAGCCCTATGAATCCGATTATCGTGTGGTCTGGCCCGATGGAACCGTTCATTATCTTGCGGCGCGGGGACAGCCGTTTTGTGACGATACCGGAAAGCCTCTCAATATTTACGGTATTTTATGGGACATCACGTCCCGTAAGGTCGAAGAGGAGACGGTCAAGGCTTCCCTCAAGGAAAAGGAGATCCTCCTGAAAGAGATCCACCACCGGGTCAAGAACAACCTTCAGGTGATGTCGAGTCTCCTTAACCTTCAGGCCCACCATCTCAATGACCCGCAGGCCCGCAACGCCCTGAGGATGAGCATGGACCGCATCAAGACCATGGCCCTCATCCACGACAGACTTTACCGGTCCGAAGCCCTCTCGCGCATCTATTTCCCGGGATATGTGGGAGACCTCGCCCACGACCTCGTCAGTACCTATTCCATGGGAAAGGCGATAACACTCAATATGGACGTAGACCCCGTGTGGTTCAATATAGATGTTGCCATACCGCTGGGCCTTATCATGAACGAGCTCCTTTCCAATGCCCTCAAGCACGCCTTTCGTGGCGCCAGGGAGGGGGTAATCTCCATCGCTCTGGCAAGGGAAGACGGCCGGATGGCCCTTACCATTACGGATTCAGGGATCGGCTTCCCCGAAGGGATCGATTTCAGGAATACGGCTTCTATGGGGATGCAGCTTGTCGTGACCCTGGTAGAGCAGCTTGACGGCGCCATCGAGCTCATGAATAGTAAAGGCACCGAATTCAAAATCCTTTTCAATCCGGAGATATAA
- a CDS encoding queuosine precursor transporter — translation MGETRQEKQAPGGPQGYSLWFILVVAVFLTCLIASNIIAAKLIFVFGLPLTAAIVIFPLSYVFGDVLTEVYGYRTARRVIWLGFLCNLIVVVAIWIGQVLPAAPFWDGQAAYERILGYTPRILGASFIAYLVGEFANSLILAKMKIATRGRWLWTRTIGSTVVGEGLDSLVFMTLAFVGHMPASALASAILAQWLVKSAYEAAVTPLTYKVVRFLKEKEGVDAYDYDTRFNPFLVAD, via the coding sequence ATGGGCGAGACCCGACAGGAAAAACAAGCACCCGGCGGCCCCCAGGGCTATTCTTTATGGTTCATACTCGTGGTCGCCGTCTTTTTGACCTGTCTTATCGCCTCCAACATAATCGCCGCCAAACTGATCTTTGTCTTCGGCCTACCTCTCACCGCGGCTATCGTGATCTTCCCCTTGAGCTATGTCTTCGGGGACGTGCTCACGGAAGTGTATGGGTATAGAACGGCGCGCCGGGTGATCTGGCTTGGATTCCTTTGTAATCTTATAGTAGTGGTGGCCATATGGATCGGGCAGGTCCTGCCTGCCGCGCCTTTCTGGGACGGTCAGGCGGCGTACGAGAGAATCCTGGGCTATACCCCCCGCATCCTCGGGGCCTCTTTTATCGCCTATCTCGTGGGGGAGTTTGCCAACTCCCTCATCCTTGCAAAAATGAAGATCGCCACCCGCGGGCGCTGGCTGTGGACCCGGACCATCGGCTCCACCGTGGTGGGGGAGGGCCTCGATTCCCTCGTCTTCATGACCCTTGCCTTTGTGGGACACATGCCCGCTTCGGCCCTGGCCTCCGCCATATTGGCCCAATGGCTTGTAAAATCCGCCTATGAAGCGGCGGTTACCCCCTTGACGTACAAGGTGGTGAGATTTCTGAAGGAAAAGGAAGGGGTGGACGCCTACGATTACGATACCCGCTTCAATCCCTTCCTCGTAGCCGACTGA
- the queC gene encoding 7-cyano-7-deazaguanine synthase QueC: MHTPDIAQNCLVVLSGGQDSTTCLYWAKEHFTHIHAVTFDYGQRHRREIDAAEAIARLAGVKEFEVIDMKGLMESTSPLIDTGRPVEHYESAEELPGGIEDTFIPCRNILFLTVAANRAFVRGIEDLVIGVSAVDYGGYPDCRPEFIRLMEETLRQGLEGKITIHAPLISMSKKETVLLALSLPGCMEALGLSHTCYEGMSPPCGKCHACLLRKKGFEEAGVKDPILMGR, translated from the coding sequence ATGCACACGCCTGATATCGCGCAAAACTGCCTGGTAGTCCTGAGCGGCGGTCAGGATTCGACCACCTGCCTCTACTGGGCCAAAGAACACTTCACCCATATCCACGCAGTCACCTTCGATTACGGGCAGCGCCATAGAAGGGAGATCGATGCGGCGGAAGCCATCGCACGTCTTGCCGGAGTAAAGGAGTTCGAGGTCATCGATATGAAAGGACTCATGGAGAGCACGAGCCCTCTTATCGATACCGGGCGCCCGGTGGAACATTATGAGAGTGCGGAAGAGCTCCCCGGCGGCATCGAAGATACCTTTATCCCCTGCCGTAATATCCTTTTTCTGACGGTTGCGGCAAACCGCGCCTTCGTGAGGGGAATCGAAGACCTCGTGATCGGGGTATCCGCCGTCGACTACGGCGGGTATCCGGATTGCAGACCCGAGTTTATCCGTCTCATGGAAGAGACCCTGCGCCAGGGTCTCGAGGGGAAAATCACAATCCATGCCCCTCTCATCTCCATGAGCAAGAAAGAGACGGTCCTCCTCGCCCTCTCCCTGCCCGGATGCATGGAGGCTCTCGGCTTGAGCCACACCTGCTACGAGGGGATGTCTCCCCCCTGCGGCAAGTGCCACGCCTGTCTCCTCAGAAAAAAAGGGTTCGAGGAAGCAGGGGTGAAAGACCCTATTTTAATGGGCAGATAG
- a CDS encoding sodium:solute symporter family protein — MAYLITFIILYLVVTIYLGYVGYRRTTTVSDYLLAGRSVHPVTMALSYGSTYISTSAIIGFGGISALYGFSMMWLAFLNIMVGVFVAFVVFGKRTRKMSKSLDAHTFPELLGRRYDSRFVQGFSALVILIFMPLYSAAILTGIARFVEVYLNVPFATAYLVFLLITACYVIWGGLKGVLYTSAFQGLIMIAMMMAIGITTYAAAGGIIDAHRSLTSLAPLVPAALIESGHRGFTAMPAWGSPLWWYVVTTMIMGVGVGVIGQPQLNIRFMTLKSDRELNRAIPFTAFFILLSTGIAFMVGALTNVSFYNNYLGLAIQEVQGNVDKIIPLFIERFYPPWFVALFLVTLMAAAMSANSSQFHTLGTCLSRDIFEQALLKGKSVAETTIVTRIGIVFSIFATLILGLILPEGSVAMATALFFSLSGSTFIPAYLFALYWKRGTKAAAKASIVSGFCSSLIWMVFFHENEAKWLGLSRAFFGKETLAGLPWSMIDPQVIALPIAMIVFVAVSLSTRPVKEETIRAAFRHI; from the coding sequence GTGGCCTACCTTATCACCTTCATCATCCTCTATCTCGTGGTGACCATCTATTTGGGGTATGTGGGGTACCGGAGGACCACCACCGTATCCGATTACCTCCTTGCGGGAAGGAGTGTCCATCCCGTGACCATGGCTCTTTCCTACGGCTCCACCTATATCTCCACCTCGGCGATCATCGGTTTCGGCGGGATAAGCGCCCTCTACGGCTTCAGCATGATGTGGCTCGCCTTTCTCAATATAATGGTAGGCGTATTTGTTGCCTTCGTGGTCTTCGGGAAGAGGACGAGAAAGATGAGCAAATCTTTGGACGCCCACACCTTCCCCGAGCTCCTGGGGAGAAGGTACGATTCGCGCTTCGTCCAGGGCTTCTCGGCCCTCGTGATCCTCATATTCATGCCCCTCTATTCGGCTGCCATCCTTACCGGCATCGCCCGATTCGTCGAGGTCTACCTCAATGTGCCCTTCGCCACCGCCTATCTGGTATTTCTCCTCATTACCGCATGTTACGTGATATGGGGCGGCTTGAAAGGGGTCCTCTATACCTCGGCATTCCAGGGACTCATCATGATCGCCATGATGATGGCCATCGGAATCACGACTTATGCGGCTGCAGGGGGAATCATCGACGCCCACCGGTCGCTCACGAGCCTTGCCCCGCTGGTGCCGGCAGCCCTCATCGAATCAGGCCACAGGGGTTTCACGGCCATGCCCGCATGGGGGTCGCCGCTGTGGTGGTACGTCGTCACCACCATGATCATGGGCGTGGGCGTAGGGGTGATAGGCCAGCCCCAGCTCAACATACGGTTCATGACATTGAAAAGCGACCGGGAGCTTAACCGGGCGATCCCCTTTACCGCCTTCTTCATTCTTCTTTCGACGGGCATTGCCTTCATGGTCGGGGCCCTCACGAACGTGAGCTTCTACAATAATTACCTCGGCCTGGCCATCCAGGAAGTGCAGGGGAATGTAGACAAGATCATCCCTCTTTTTATCGAGCGCTTCTATCCCCCCTGGTTCGTCGCCCTCTTTCTCGTCACCCTCATGGCCGCGGCCATGAGCGCAAACAGCAGCCAGTTCCACACCCTCGGCACGTGCCTCTCGAGGGATATTTTCGAGCAGGCCCTTCTGAAAGGAAAATCGGTGGCGGAGACCACCATCGTCACGAGGATCGGCATTGTCTTCAGCATCTTTGCCACCCTGATTCTCGGGCTCATCCTCCCTGAAGGCAGCGTCGCCATGGCAACCGCGCTCTTCTTCAGCCTTTCGGGCTCCACCTTTATCCCCGCCTATCTCTTCGCCCTTTATTGGAAGAGGGGCACCAAGGCGGCCGCCAAGGCGAGCATCGTGAGCGGCTTCTGCTCATCTCTTATATGGATGGTTTTTTTTCATGAAAACGAGGCGAAGTGGCTGGGCCTGAGCAGGGCTTTTTTCGGAAAAGAGACGCTCGCCGGACTTCCATGGTCCATGATCGATCCCCAGGTTATCGCCCTTCCTATCGCAATGATCGTCTTTGTGGCGGTATCCCTTTCCACCCGCCCGGTAAAGGAAGAGACGATACGCGCCGCTTTCCGGCACATCTAG
- a CDS encoding endonuclease/exonuclease/phosphatase family protein, which yields MLTFLFWNLNRKPIQQKVVNICINFDIDVMMLIESTIDDSVLLYKLNTAGDNGYYFSDGIGCKDIKIFSRFSGDYLQPFFESERLTIRKVNLPGCTEFLLAVNHFPSRLHWSGESQAFESTRLSSQIKRAEKDAGHKRTVLVGDLNMNPFHDGLVSANGLHGVMSSKIARRIARTVQGEDYPFFYNPMWNFFGDRTPGPPGTYYYNNAEHKVFFWNIFDQVLIRPELLDNFIADELRILESDGAHSLLSETGLPKGSDHLPILFKLDI from the coding sequence ATGTTAACCTTTCTTTTCTGGAATTTAAACAGGAAGCCTATTCAGCAAAAAGTTGTCAATATTTGCATAAATTTTGATATTGATGTAATGATGCTTATCGAATCCACGATTGATGATAGCGTCTTACTATATAAGTTAAATACTGCGGGTGACAACGGGTATTATTTTTCGGATGGCATTGGATGCAAAGACATTAAGATTTTTTCAAGGTTCAGCGGGGATTATCTGCAACCATTTTTCGAGTCTGAGCGGCTGACCATAAGAAAAGTCAATTTACCCGGATGCACAGAGTTCTTGCTGGCTGTGAACCATTTTCCGAGCAGACTTCATTGGAGCGGAGAAAGCCAAGCGTTTGAAAGCACCCGCTTATCGTCACAGATAAAGAGGGCCGAGAAAGACGCAGGACATAAACGAACAGTTTTGGTTGGTGATCTTAATATGAACCCGTTTCATGATGGCTTGGTAAGCGCGAACGGCCTGCACGGTGTCATGAGCAGTAAAATAGCCCGAAGGATTGCCAGAACTGTTCAGGGAGAAGATTATCCTTTTTTCTACAATCCAATGTGGAATTTTTTTGGAGACCGGACGCCTGGTCCGCCGGGTACCTATTACTACAACAATGCGGAGCATAAAGTGTTCTTTTGGAATATATTTGATCAGGTGTTGATTAGGCCTGAGTTGTTGGACAATTTCATAGCGGATGAACTTAGGATTTTGGAGTCGGACGGCGCGCACTCGCTCCTTTCGGAAACCGGATTACCTAAGGGGTCTGATCACTTGCCAATCCTGTTCAAACTTGACATTTAA
- a CDS encoding response regulator, whose translation MSDSILDGKRILAVDDEPDVLNVLNEEIMFACPHATFEKATNYEDAAKLLKSKEYDVVVLDIMGVRGFDLLDIAVKRGFRVAMLTAHALSPEALKRSIDLKARAYIPKEKLGEIVPFLEDLLKFDYESGWVRLMEKLYGFFAANFETDWEKNTGGSTWREWVGVNREEKR comes from the coding sequence ATGAGCGATTCTATTCTGGATGGGAAAAGGATTCTGGCAGTAGACGACGAGCCCGATGTGCTGAACGTTCTCAACGAGGAAATCATGTTTGCGTGCCCTCATGCGACCTTTGAAAAGGCCACGAACTACGAGGACGCGGCGAAGCTCCTCAAGTCCAAAGAGTATGATGTGGTAGTCCTCGACATCATGGGCGTGCGGGGGTTCGACCTTCTTGATATTGCGGTGAAACGGGGATTCAGGGTGGCCATGCTCACCGCTCACGCCTTGTCGCCCGAGGCGTTGAAACGCTCTATCGATCTTAAGGCGCGGGCATACATCCCGAAGGAGAAGCTCGGCGAGATCGTCCCCTTTCTCGAAGATCTCCTTAAGTTTGACTACGAGTCGGGCTGGGTCCGTCTTATGGAGAAGCTTTACGGCTTTTTTGCCGCAAACTTTGAGACAGACTGGGAAAAGAACACCGGCGGCTCCACATGGCGGGAATGGGTAGGCGTGAACAGGGAGGAGAAGCGGTAG
- a CDS encoding general secretion pathway protein GspB, with amino-acid sequence MSYILEALKKLEQTQRHEEHGRVAISFQGHPYRKESRRPRVWLYILSTILVLNMGFFAWWIGPWRAGSQGAGVKIAVDSSPGPVKGTEEGVTRINGKEVPSRLAPSKESRTAQASSRATPSPPIPEAKRPSEASRQSPPLALNEASTGVEPKPPPGGKVFTLSELPSMVGGTLPELRMSLHYYIAEPRSRFARINDVTLKEGQYLNESLKLDEVTRSGAIMNYKGWRFLVPIAVP; translated from the coding sequence ATGTCATATATCCTCGAAGCATTAAAGAAGCTGGAACAGACACAGCGGCACGAGGAGCACGGCCGCGTCGCGATAAGTTTCCAGGGACACCCATACCGTAAGGAATCTCGGAGACCACGGGTCTGGCTTTACATTCTTTCCACAATACTCGTACTTAATATGGGATTTTTCGCATGGTGGATCGGTCCCTGGAGGGCAGGCTCCCAAGGGGCCGGCGTCAAAATTGCCGTGGATAGTTCGCCCGGTCCTGTAAAAGGGACTGAAGAAGGGGTCACGCGGATCAATGGGAAAGAAGTCCCAAGCCGTCTTGCGCCCTCGAAGGAGAGCCGTACCGCACAAGCTTCGTCCAGGGCAACGCCTTCTCCCCCGATTCCCGAAGCGAAGCGCCCGTCAGAGGCGAGCCGGCAATCCCCTCCTCTCGCGCTCAACGAGGCGTCTACGGGGGTGGAGCCCAAACCGCCTCCCGGAGGGAAAGTATTCACCCTTTCCGAACTTCCCTCAATGGTGGGGGGCACCCTGCCGGAGCTCAGGATGTCGCTCCACTATTATATCGCCGAGCCCCGTTCACGCTTCGCGAGAATCAATGATGTGACCCTTAAGGAGGGCCAATATTTAAATGAAAGCCTTAAACTGGACGAGGTCACCCGCTCCGGCGCCATAATGAATTACAAAGGGTGGCGGTTTCTCGTTCCCATAGCCGTCCCCTGA
- a CDS encoding AAA family ATPase: MYREYFGLKENPFSIAPDPHYFYLSEGHREALAHLVYGIESDGGFILLTGEVGTGKTMVCRCLLEQMPDNSDIAFILNPKLTVPELLATMCDEFGIAYPEGTVSNKVFIDGIYSYLLETNARGRRAILIVEEAQNLSVEVLEQVRLLTNLETNERKLLQLIMLGQTELRDMLARPELRQLSQRITARYHMGPLAKKEISKYVRHRLKVAGMTRGTLFTEKAMGLLCRVSGGIPRLINVICDRALTGAYVEDKDKVDKKILLRAAREVSGENLWWRPLFRTHWKTGFMYAAILVILGVGAFYVSSKNTISAPTASPAVSSSPAKAAPATAAPVPKPFSLEIPPTLTGAQAGHVVRQALFGMWEISYDAGDSRSVCRQASSQGIRCTEERGTLSSLRRFNRPALLTLRNGKGGGEYEVLVTALKGETADVRVGNDSGEVHLNELLPRWSGQYLILWRPPSGYEADVAKGSSGPLVAWIDRQLALLEGRTVRPGREPVYDKEMERQVTKFQTTVGLTADGVAGAKTILCLMDAAGAGGPSLGARRTTR; this comes from the coding sequence ATGTATAGAGAATATTTCGGCCTCAAGGAGAATCCCTTTTCCATTGCTCCGGACCCCCACTATTTTTATCTGAGCGAGGGGCACCGGGAGGCCTTGGCCCATCTCGTCTACGGGATCGAAAGCGACGGGGGCTTTATCCTGCTCACCGGAGAGGTGGGGACGGGAAAGACCATGGTCTGTCGCTGTCTCCTAGAGCAGATGCCGGATAATAGCGACATTGCTTTCATTCTCAATCCCAAGCTGACAGTCCCCGAGCTCCTTGCCACCATGTGCGATGAATTCGGGATAGCCTATCCTGAAGGAACAGTCAGCAACAAGGTATTCATCGACGGCATCTACAGCTATCTCCTGGAAACGAACGCCAGGGGGCGGCGGGCGATCCTGATCGTGGAGGAGGCTCAGAACCTGAGCGTAGAAGTCCTGGAGCAGGTGCGGCTGCTCACCAATCTCGAGACGAACGAACGCAAGCTTCTCCAGCTCATCATGCTCGGTCAGACCGAGCTTCGTGACATGCTGGCCCGGCCCGAGCTGAGACAGCTCTCCCAGCGGATTACCGCGCGGTACCATATGGGCCCCCTAGCAAAAAAGGAGATATCGAAGTACGTACGGCACCGGCTTAAGGTGGCGGGAATGACAAGGGGCACCCTCTTTACCGAGAAGGCCATGGGACTTCTCTGCCGTGTGAGCGGCGGGATCCCCAGGCTGATCAACGTGATTTGTGACCGGGCCCTGACCGGCGCCTATGTAGAGGACAAGGATAAGGTGGACAAAAAGATCCTTCTCAGGGCGGCACGGGAGGTTTCCGGCGAAAATCTGTGGTGGCGGCCCCTGTTCCGGACTCATTGGAAGACCGGATTCATGTATGCCGCCATTCTCGTGATCCTGGGCGTAGGCGCATTCTACGTCTCATCGAAAAATACCATTTCTGCCCCGACCGCGTCCCCGGCGGTATCGTCGTCCCCGGCAAAGGCAGCGCCCGCGACAGCCGCTCCTGTTCCAAAGCCCTTCAGCCTTGAAATACCACCCACCCTTACGGGTGCACAGGCAGGCCATGTGGTCCGTCAGGCCCTGTTCGGGATGTGGGAAATCTCCTACGACGCCGGCGACAGCCGCTCGGTCTGCCGGCAGGCGAGTTCACAGGGAATCAGGTGTACCGAGGAGAGAGGGACATTGAGCAGCCTGCGCAGGTTTAACAGGCCCGCGCTCCTCACCCTCCGCAATGGGAAAGGGGGCGGTGAGTACGAGGTCCTCGTCACTGCGCTCAAAGGTGAGACTGCCGACGTCAGGGTGGGCAACGACAGCGGAGAGGTTCATTTGAATGAGCTCCTGCCCCGGTGGAGCGGTCAATATCTCATCCTCTGGCGACCACCCTCAGGCTACGAAGCCGATGTGGCGAAAGGCAGCAGCGGGCCCCTGGTGGCATGGATCGACCGGCAATTGGCGCTTCTTGAGGGGCGGACGGTACGCCCCGGTCGCGAACCCGTGTATGATAAGGAGATGGAAAGACAGGTGACGAAGTTTCAAACCACGGTCGGGCTTACGGCCGACGGTGTCGCAGGGGCCAAGACCATCCTGTGCCTTATGGATGCGGCCGGAGCCGGAGGACCTTCTCTCGGTGCGCGGAGGACGACCAGGTAA
- a CDS encoding F0F1 ATP synthase subunit epsilon, which translates to MNSLSLEVITPERVVVRDEAEIVEARGALGDFGILAGHIQFLTTIEIGEIRYVKDGVVKSLATSGGFCEVHDDKVTLLVDTAEFAHEIDVDRAKKALSRAESALKELSQEEEEYRRHELALMRAIARISAASGNQ; encoded by the coding sequence GTGAACAGTCTCAGCCTTGAAGTGATAACTCCTGAAAGGGTCGTGGTGAGAGATGAGGCGGAAATTGTAGAGGCCCGCGGCGCACTCGGTGACTTCGGAATTCTTGCGGGACATATTCAGTTCCTCACCACGATCGAAATAGGCGAAATACGATACGTGAAAGACGGGGTGGTAAAAAGCCTCGCCACAAGCGGCGGATTCTGTGAAGTCCATGACGACAAAGTGACGCTTCTTGTCGATACCGCTGAATTCGCCCATGAGATCGATGTTGATCGGGCGAAAAAGGCCCTCAGCCGGGCCGAGTCGGCACTGAAGGAGCTTTCCCAGGAAGAAGAGGAGTACCGGAGGCACGAGTTGGCCCTCATGAGGGCGATCGCAAGGATCAGCGCGGCATCCGGGAACCAGTAG